From the Ammoniphilus sp. CFH 90114 genome, one window contains:
- a CDS encoding tyrosine-protein phosphatase: MIDVHSHILFGLDDGAQNPEDMMAMAKQAVADGITTVVATPHHLDHVYTNPPEKIIQRLEEANALLKEHQIPLTLLPGMEIHVYGEVPEDLKNNQLLSFNDQHRHILLELPHDHVPRYLEKLIFQIQLAGYIPIIPHPERNKEMRENPNLLYRLVKQGALSQLTAASVTGKFGKKIQKSCFDMINHHLVHFIASDAHNTGSRGVILSEAYETVKAKFGQEYVDWFQDSAKKIITGKECQVHTPEKIRKKFLGLF, from the coding sequence ATGATTGATGTTCATTCCCACATCCTGTTCGGCTTGGATGATGGAGCCCAGAATCCGGAAGATATGATGGCGATGGCCAAACAAGCCGTTGCTGATGGGATTACGACCGTGGTGGCGACACCTCACCATCTGGATCATGTGTATACGAATCCGCCGGAGAAGATCATCCAGCGACTTGAAGAAGCGAATGCCTTACTAAAAGAGCACCAGATTCCTCTAACCCTTCTTCCTGGAATGGAGATTCATGTGTACGGAGAAGTGCCGGAAGATTTAAAGAATAATCAATTGCTTAGCTTCAATGACCAGCATCGACATATTCTTTTAGAATTGCCTCATGACCATGTACCTAGATATCTGGAGAAGCTCATCTTCCAGATTCAACTGGCTGGATACATACCGATCATTCCACATCCGGAACGCAATAAGGAAATGAGAGAAAACCCGAATCTACTCTATCGATTGGTCAAGCAAGGAGCCTTATCTCAGCTTACCGCTGCTAGTGTAACCGGGAAGTTCGGAAAGAAGATTCAGAAGAGTTGCTTTGATATGATAAACCATCATTTAGTGCACTTCATTGCTTCGGATGCCCACAATACCGGAAGTCGGGGTGTCATCTTAAGTGAAGCCTATGAAACGGTGAAAGCGAAGTTCGGCCAAGAATATGTAGACTGGTTTCAGGATTCCGCGAAGAAGATCATCACAGGTAAAGAGTGTCAGGTTCATACCCCGGAAAAGATCAGGAAGAAGTTCTTAGGATTATTTTAG
- a CDS encoding CpsD/CapB family tyrosine-protein kinase, translating into MFKKKPLQSQKRNLITMEKPKSPISEAYKTLRTNIQFAGIDRELKTIMVTSTGPSEGKSTTVANLAVVMAQSEKRTLLIDADLRKPTVHHTFDLANRQGLTTYLAGQDRLEDVIQATEAPNLDVMSSGPIPPNPAEMLNSKVMTRLLEELSVQYDQILIDTPPLIAVADAQILASKVDGVILVVNSGMTNREIAVKAKQQLENAKANILGVVLNNKQIKGDSYYYYYYGAKK; encoded by the coding sequence ATGTTTAAGAAGAAGCCACTTCAAAGTCAAAAGCGAAATCTCATTACAATGGAGAAGCCGAAGTCTCCGATCTCGGAAGCCTATAAGACGCTACGAACCAATATTCAATTTGCCGGGATTGATCGCGAGTTGAAGACCATAATGGTCACGAGTACCGGTCCATCGGAAGGGAAATCCACCACCGTAGCGAACCTGGCAGTCGTGATGGCTCAATCCGAGAAGCGGACTCTCTTAATTGATGCCGACTTGCGTAAACCCACGGTTCACCATACGTTTGACCTGGCGAATCGTCAAGGGTTGACCACCTATTTAGCGGGACAAGATCGACTAGAAGATGTCATTCAAGCGACCGAAGCACCGAATCTGGATGTGATGAGCTCGGGTCCGATTCCGCCGAATCCAGCCGAGATGCTGAATTCTAAGGTCATGACTAGACTCCTAGAGGAGTTAAGTGTCCAGTATGATCAGATCCTCATTGATACACCACCGTTAATCGCGGTAGCCGATGCTCAGATCCTGGCTTCCAAAGTGGACGGTGTGATCCTCGTCGTGAATTCGGGTATGACCAACCGCGAGATTGCGGTGAAGGCCAAACAACAGCTTGAAAATGCGAAAGCCAATATCCTTGGGGTTGTTCTGAACAACAAGCAGATCAAAGGGGACAGCTACTATTACTATTATTATGGAGCGAAGAAGTAG
- a CDS encoding YveK family protein → MEETTIDLREIVEIIKKRFVIIILVTLMATVTSGLVSFFVITPIYEASTQLLVNKKESQSEMLVPNFSDIQSNLKLIETYNVIIKSPRVLEKAIENMGLEMTAGQLSNKIKVNAVQNSQVMSITVSDPDPEKAILIANGIASTFQTEIQTIMNVDNVQILAEAKSQETYSPVKPKPFLNMVIAFVVGLMTAVGIVFLLEYLDNTLKSEQDIERILGLSVLGSIATMDELEEERDRGAAEAKVGGKQLHV, encoded by the coding sequence ATGGAAGAAACAACGATTGATTTAAGAGAGATAGTAGAAATCATAAAGAAACGTTTTGTCATCATTATTTTGGTAACCTTAATGGCGACCGTGACGAGTGGACTAGTCAGTTTCTTTGTGATTACACCCATTTATGAAGCATCCACCCAGCTGCTTGTCAATAAGAAAGAAAGCCAGAGTGAGATGTTGGTTCCGAACTTTAGTGATATCCAATCCAATTTGAAATTAATCGAAACTTATAATGTCATTATTAAGAGCCCAAGAGTGTTGGAAAAAGCGATTGAGAACATGGGTCTTGAGATGACCGCGGGTCAGCTTAGCAATAAGATCAAGGTCAACGCGGTACAAAATTCACAGGTCATGTCGATTACGGTCAGTGATCCTGATCCGGAGAAGGCGATACTGATAGCCAATGGCATAGCCAGTACCTTCCAAACCGAAATCCAAACCATTATGAACGTCGACAATGTCCAGATCTTGGCCGAAGCCAAGTCTCAGGAAACCTATAGCCCTGTCAAGCCTAAACCCTTCCTGAATATGGTGATTGCATTTGTGGTTGGTTTAATGACAGCGGTTGGAATTGTGTTTTTACTAGAGTACCTCGATAACACCCTAAAGAGTGAACAAGACATCGAACGCATCCTTGGCTTATCGGTATTAGGAAGCATTGCGACCATGGATGAGCTAGAAGAGGAGCGGGACAGAGGAGCCGCTGAAGCCAAGGTAGGAGGGAAGCAACTCCATGTTTAA
- a CDS encoding S-layer homology domain-containing protein: protein MLNAYNSGLIYRFLFVSFFLFFLPFAHHASVLASTVSVTSVKITPDTVPLLEEGKTVELKAIVSPPEANSAVKWTSTNPAVAKVDSEGVVTPITAGTTTIIVSTVEGGKTDFREIKVYGPVKDLELSPPTLNLTSGGPTGTLTAAVKPANATNQQVNWVSTNRAVADVDQKGVVTPFKAGKTMIIATTAEGGITKTSEVTVTGVAVERIELNRTSLSTFLNSGTTTLTATVTPADATNRSVTWSTSDAAVARVNNGVITPVAPGRATITATTDSGRKTATCEVTVLSHSGQASGLKVRRTGTSRVELTWSGTSGDTYVEIRRGNSKEDDEWTRDRSASFSGLSYDTRYDVYINDRYVDDFRIRDLVGNVNVQNFRVNPLSSTKVELTWTGTSGTVYVELTDGSRDDVEEYSSTSNRAITFSGLSPNTTYNVYIEGVYVDRFKLSQDIRDFKVKSKTESTAEFTWQGSTGTVRVELRDASNRTLFEKSTSGQSISFSGLTDNTEYRVYVDGTYIQAIRTDLKDKVTNFSVRKDLTKRSVLLQWRGTTGTVEVVLKTGNQIVKTTPSSNFQASFTNLVPNQDYAVYINDRYMENFSLILSDTQAHWAKAAINRLFENGIVSGYENGTFLPEKTVNREEFVTMLVKAKGYTLQAGQGTFNDIPTYYWAASFIQTAIAQGIIVPSEFGSNFQPRKPITREEMAVMIARAMKLTGDASALSFSDQNQIKNKTLIGAVVQSQIITGYPDQTFRPNGVLNRAEAATVINKIY, encoded by the coding sequence ATGCTAAACGCTTATAACAGTGGGTTGATATATCGCTTTTTATTTGTATCCTTCTTTCTCTTTTTTCTACCATTCGCTCATCATGCGTCGGTGCTAGCATCCACCGTTTCGGTCACGAGTGTCAAGATTACTCCGGATACCGTCCCGCTGCTAGAAGAGGGGAAGACGGTAGAGCTAAAGGCGATAGTATCCCCTCCAGAGGCCAATTCAGCGGTCAAATGGACGTCGACGAATCCAGCAGTCGCCAAGGTGGACTCGGAGGGCGTGGTAACCCCGATTACAGCAGGAACTACGACGATCATCGTCAGCACGGTGGAGGGCGGAAAAACCGATTTTCGCGAAATTAAAGTCTATGGACCCGTTAAGGATCTAGAACTAAGTCCTCCCACGTTGAATCTGACTTCTGGGGGACCGACGGGTACGCTTACCGCTGCGGTTAAACCGGCCAATGCCACCAATCAACAGGTCAACTGGGTCAGCACGAATAGAGCGGTAGCCGACGTGGATCAGAAGGGGGTAGTCACGCCCTTCAAGGCAGGCAAGACCATGATTATAGCCACCACTGCCGAGGGTGGAATTACCAAAACGAGTGAAGTAACCGTGACAGGAGTCGCGGTGGAACGGATCGAGTTAAACCGAACCAGCCTGAGCACCTTTCTGAACAGTGGCACAACCACCTTAACAGCAACAGTCACCCCTGCAGATGCAACGAATCGCTCCGTAACCTGGTCTACCAGTGATGCGGCTGTAGCACGAGTGAACAATGGTGTCATCACCCCTGTGGCTCCAGGCAGAGCGACGATCACGGCGACTACAGACAGTGGGAGAAAGACCGCGACTTGTGAAGTGACCGTTCTTTCTCATTCAGGACAAGCCAGTGGATTGAAGGTGAGACGAACCGGAACCTCTAGAGTAGAGCTCACCTGGAGCGGCACGTCAGGAGACACCTACGTGGAGATTAGGCGTGGAAACTCCAAGGAAGATGACGAGTGGACGCGCGATCGAAGTGCTTCGTTTAGCGGTCTTTCCTATGATACAAGGTATGATGTCTATATCAACGATCGATATGTGGATGACTTCCGGATACGAGATTTGGTCGGGAATGTGAATGTGCAGAACTTCAGGGTAAACCCGCTAAGCAGTACGAAAGTCGAATTAACCTGGACGGGAACATCGGGAACGGTGTATGTGGAGCTCACCGACGGGAGCAGAGACGATGTAGAAGAGTATAGCAGTACGTCCAATCGCGCGATCACCTTTAGCGGACTCTCTCCGAATACCACTTACAATGTGTATATTGAAGGCGTGTACGTGGATCGGTTCAAGCTGTCTCAGGACATCCGAGATTTCAAGGTCAAATCCAAAACTGAATCGACGGCCGAATTTACCTGGCAAGGGTCTACCGGAACGGTCCGTGTTGAGCTCCGAGATGCGAGCAACCGAACCCTTTTTGAAAAGTCAACGTCAGGACAATCCATTTCCTTCTCCGGCTTAACGGATAACACCGAATACCGGGTCTATGTAGATGGGACGTACATCCAAGCGATCCGTACCGACTTGAAGGACAAGGTGACGAACTTCTCGGTAAGGAAGGATCTCACGAAGAGATCCGTTCTGCTTCAATGGAGAGGAACCACTGGTACCGTGGAAGTCGTGTTGAAAACGGGAAATCAAATCGTCAAAACCACGCCATCCAGTAATTTTCAAGCGTCATTCACGAATTTGGTGCCGAACCAAGACTACGCCGTGTATATCAATGACCGCTATATGGAGAATTTCTCCTTGATCTTATCGGATACCCAAGCCCATTGGGCAAAAGCAGCCATCAATCGACTCTTCGAGAACGGCATCGTGTCAGGATACGAGAACGGAACGTTTCTCCCTGAAAAAACCGTGAATCGAGAAGAATTCGTCACCATGCTGGTCAAAGCCAAAGGATACACGCTGCAAGCTGGACAGGGAACGTTTAACGACATCCCAACCTATTACTGGGCAGCTTCCTTTATCCAAACCGCGATCGCACAAGGCATCATCGTCCCAAGTGAATTTGGATCGAACTTTCAACCTCGAAAACCAATTACCAGAGAGGAAATGGCCGTCATGATCGCTCGAGCGATGAAGCTGACAGGAGACGCAAGCGCGCTCTCCTTTAGCGACCAGAACCAGATCAAGAATAAAACACTCATTGGAGCCGTCGTCCAATCCCAAATCATTACCGGCTACCCGGATCAGACCTTCCGACCGAACGGCGTATTGAACCGGGCAGAGGCAGCGACGGTGATTAATAAGATTTATTAG